The following proteins are co-located in the Phyllostomus discolor isolate MPI-MPIP mPhyDis1 chromosome 1, mPhyDis1.pri.v3, whole genome shotgun sequence genome:
- the CIPC gene encoding CLOCK-interacting pacemaker has translation MERKNPPRESPRRLPAKLGKGAEVKKAPRPPGTAAAESDKDSGFSDGSSECLSSAEQMDSEDVLGALGWSRPDRPRQASKTAGSAFPTLSPMVVMKNVLVRQGGGSSQLQSWTVQPSFEVISAQPPLLLLHPPVPSPVRPCHAGEKKSDSRNYLPILNSYTKIAPHPGKRGLSLSPKERERGTQKKIRTERPGLSSPASEPTKTGAVSSSPPPVAPPSTKLAEDSALQGMPSSLAAGGSPQTLQPVSSSHVAKAPSLTFASPASPVCASDSTPHGLESSSPLSPLPGSHGSPLWAAEHLCRSPDIFSEQRQSKHRRFQNTLVVLHKSGLLEITLKTKELIRQNQATQVELDQLKEQTQLLVEAIKGRAPQAWAKLQASLTSGSSHSGSDLDAFSDRPDI, from the exons ATGGAGAGGAAGAACCCACCCAGGGAGAGCCCCCGGAGGCTCCCGGCCAAGCTGGGCAAAGGCGCAGAGGTGAAGAAGGCGCCTCGTCCACCGGGCACGGCCGCTGCCGAGTCAGACAAGGACTCTGGATTCTCAG ATGGGAGTTCGGAATGCCTGAGCTCGGCCGAGCAGATGGACTCTGAGGACGTGCTGGGTGCCTTGGGCTGGAGCCGGCCGGACAGGCCGAGGCAGGCCTCCAAGACGGCCGGCAGCGCCTTCCCCACTCTGTCCCCCATGGTCGTCATGAAGAACGTGCTGGTCAGACAG GGCGGCGGCTCCTCCCAGCTCCAGTCCTGGACCGTCCAGCCCTCCTTCGAAGTGATCTCGGCACAGCCACCGCTGCTGCTCCTTCACCCGCCCGTCCCGTCCCCTGTCAGGCCCTGTCACGCTGGTGAGAAAAAGTCGGACTCCAGGAACTACTTGCCCATCCTGAATTCTTACACCAAAATAGCCCCACATCCGGGCAAAAGGGGTCTGTCCCTGAGCCCCAAGGAAAGAGAGCGTGGAACGCAGAAGAAAATCCGCACAGAGAGGCCCGGGCTGAGCTCGCCTGCCAGTGAGCCCACCAAGACTGGCGCTGTGTcctccagccccccacctgtGGCGCCCCCCAGCACCAAGCTGGCAGAGGACTCAGCTCTGCAGGGCATGCCCTCCTCCCTAGCGGCAGGTGGAAGTCCACAGACTCTTCAGCCGGTGTCCAGCAGCCACGTGGCTAAAGCTCCCAGTCTGACCTTTGCTTCCCCCGCCAGTCCTGTCTGTGCCTCAGACAGTACTCCGCACGGGCTGGAGAGCAGCTCCCCGCTCTCCCCGCTGCCAGGCAGTCACGGCTCGCCTCTGTGGGCCGCGGAGCACCTCTGCCGCAGCCCGGATATCTTCTCGGAGCAGCGGCAGAGCAAACACAGGCGCTTCCAGAACACCCTGGTAGTCCTGCACAAGTCCGGCCTGCTGGAGATCACTTTGAAAACCAAGGAGTTGATCCGTCAGAACCAGGCCACTCAGGTGGAGCTAGACCAGCTAAAGGAGCAGACGCAGCTCCTGGTAGAGGCCATCAAGGGCAGGGCTCCTCAGGCCTGGGCCAAGCTGCAGGCGTCCCTCACGTCAGGGTCCAGTCATTCTGGCAGTGACCTAGACGCGTTCTCTGACCGCCCAGACATATAG